A single genomic interval of Primulina huaijiensis isolate GDHJ02 chromosome 7, ASM1229523v2, whole genome shotgun sequence harbors:
- the LOC140981474 gene encoding scarecrow-like protein 30, giving the protein MGTLSRCHIDSVNEHRRFPDMLLQGSSNQPWSNVNPCQGIQASSHDVVGGNSTCEGEVPVACDYFDGVYEYIKQMLMEEDDLEHRPCMFQDCSALQAAEKYFYDALSNKDSESNSSPSPYGVDNSQDVVNLENFGFGTPASSFGQWSLDDQRMSGEDLGNCDGVLDSSSLGPLNAQIKDSINLDRGLNDKNVENSQSKKKHDRGHDNGDNLEGRSSKLSASCEDDTEAMDQYDKAFLCHQMNPGFYDKPRVSKYEETSEDEIDSKYSKKPELKRGRPKGSTKNKPNPPAKPNAVKEAVDLRTLLTRCATAVSNFNTATAQELLMKIRRHSSPNGDANERLAHCFANALEARVASTGSMLYTAISSKRITASDLLKSYRTYVTACPFKRMSNVFANKTIAGYSLDSNKIHVIDFGILYGFQWPCIIQGLSLRPGGPPILKITGIDFPQPGFKPAERVEQTGRRLMSYCKRFNVPFEYNVVAKKWDEINIDDLKIESDEMVVVNSLYRLRHVPDESAGLNSPRDAILKFIKTIKPALFVHGVVNGTYNTPFFASRFKEALFHYSSIFDMLEATIPREDQDRLLYEREVFGRDVMNVVACEGAERVERPESYKQWHVRNLRAGFRQIPLNLDIIKEIKTKVRKGYHMDFMVEEDSGWMLQGWKGRVMYALSCWKPSEE; this is encoded by the coding sequence ATGGGCACCCTTTCTCGTTGCCATATTGATTCTGTGAATGAACATCGCAGATTCCCAGATATGTTGCTGCAGGGATCGTCGAATCAGCCCTGGTCGAATGTGAATCCATGTCAAGGGATTCAGGCTTCGTCCCACGATGTTGTCGGCGGGAATAGTACCTGCGAAGGTGAAGTCCCAGTGGCGTGTGATTACTTCGATGGAGTATATGAATACATAAAGCAGATGTTGATGGAGGAGGATGACTTGGAGCACAGGCCTTGCATGTTTCAAGATTGTTCGGCTCTCCAAGCTGCGGAGAAATACTTCTACGATGCTCTGAGTAATAAAGATTCAGAATCAAACAGCAGCCCTTCCCCATATGGTGTTGATAATAGTCAAGATGTAGtgaatcttgaaaattttgggTTCGGAACACCAGCCTCAAGTTTTGGGCAGTGGTCCCTTGATGACCAGCGGATGTCTGGTGAGGACCTGGGTAATTGTGATGGGGTTTTGGATTCTTCTTCTTTGGGTCCTTTGAATGCTCAAATTAAAGATTCCATCAATCTTGATCGTGGGTTGAATGACAAAAATGTCGAGAATTCGCAGAGCAAGAAAAAACATGATCGAGGACACGACAACGGTGATAATTTGGAGGGTCGAAGTAGCAAGCTGTCGGCGAGCTGTGAAGATGACACAGAAGCGATGGATCAGTACGATAAGGCGTTTCTTTGTCATCAAATGAACCCGGGATTCTACGACAAGCCTCGGGTTTCCAAGTACGAAGAAACATCAGAAGATGAAATCGACTCCAAGTATAGCAAGAAACCAGAGTTGAAGAGGGGAAGGCCTAAAGGCAGCACCAAGAACAAACCAAACCCACCAGCGAAACCGAACGCTGTGAAAGAAGCGGTTGATCTTCGGACACTGCTAACACGTTGCGCCACCGCGGTGTCGAATTTCAACACGGCAACCGCGCAAGAACTGCTTATGAAGATCAGGCGACACTCTTCTCCAAATGGTGATGCAAATGAGAGATTGGCTCATTGCTTTGCTAATGCTCTGGAGGCAAGAGTTGCAAGCACGGGTTCCATGTTATACACTGCAATTTCTTCGAAAAGGATAACGGCTTCTGATTTGCTAAAATCTTATCGAACATATGTTACAGCATGCCCTTTTAAGCGAATGTCGAATGTATTTGCAAACAAGACAATAGCAGGCTATAGTTTGGATTCAAACAAGATTCACGTTATCGATTTTGGGATCTTGTATGGTTTCCAGTGGCCCTGTATAATCCAGGGCCTCTCACTGAGGCCCGGCGGTCCTCCTATACTGAAAATTACTGGGATTGATTTTCCTCAGCCAGGATTCAAGCCTGCGGAGCGAGTTGAGCAAACGGGGCGTCGCTTAATGAGTTATTGCAAGAGATTTAATGTCCCTTTTGAGTACAATGTGGTAGCCAAGAAATGGGATGAGATTAATATAGACGATCTCAAGATTGAAAGCGATGAGATGGTGGTGGTGAATTCCTTGTACCGGCTACGGCACGTGCCGGATGAGTCTGCTGGATTGAACAGCCCTCGAGATGCGATCCTTAAGTTCATCAAGACGATCAAGCCTGCACTTTTTGTCCATGGAGTTGTAAATGGGACTTACAACACCCCATTCTTCGCTTCGAGATTTAAGGAGGCATTATTCCATTACTCCTCCATTTTCGACATGCTCGAGGCAACGATCCCACGGGAGGACCAAGACCGGTTGTTGTATGAGAGGGAGGTTTTCGGTAGAGATGTTATGAATGTCGTGGCATGTGAAGGCGCAGAACGAGTTGAAAGGCCGGAGTCATACAAGCAATGGCACGTGAGGAATCTGAGGGCCGGATTTAGGCAGATACCGTTGAATCTGGATATTATAAAAGAAATCAAGACGAAAGTGAGGAAAGGGTACCATATGGACTTCATGGTGGAAGAAGATAGTGGATGGATGCTGCAAGGATGGAAAGGAAGAGTCATGTATGCTTTGTCCTGTTGGAAGCCCTCAGAAGAATAG